In Bacteroidota bacterium, the sequence GTATTCAGGCGTTGGAGGAAGTAATGGCTACCCTATCGAAGGATATAAATACAAATTCTCCTAAATAGGGTGACCGTAAGGCTTTGTGCGAAAAATAAGCAGTAGCGGATAAACTCATGCGACACGTATTTTATACAGTCCTTTCTTCATGATTCGCCAAATGCTCCGATTGATGGCATACCCAATGAAGATCGAAGCATCGAATTTAGTAAAAGTCTGTTTTCATTTTCTTGATATGACGACAGATTGATCGTCGAGACATCTCATTAGTAGTACGCGGTATTAGCGATTACGACTCCACCAACTTTGCAATCGCTTGCATTGGCAGTATCAGTCGAAGAGAGTCTGGTAAGCAAATAAAGCCGTTAGCCTCGTAGAAGGCAGCCGCCTGTTCGCTGATGGCATCTACGATGAGCATGGAAGAGCCAATAGAACTTGCGCTCGTATAAGCCCGCTTCACTGCATCCGCGAGCAACAGTGCGCCCAACCCCTGTCTTTGTTGATGACTTGCGACGGCCAGACGGCCTATGAGGGTCGCACTGACCAAAGGATAGCGCGGGACGTGTTTGCGGGCCTCTACTGGTACGTCCCCTTGCGCGAGCGCGGTCGCACACAAGGTGTAGTAGCCAAGTACTTCAGTCGGTTCGCGCGGATCGACGAGAACGAATACGCCGTTGATTTTGCGCTTCACATCCTGATTGGCCTGTGTTTTGAAATAGCGATCCAGGCTATCGACGCCGCAGGCAAAGCCAGCACGGTTGTGATGGGAGCCGAATGGTTCGATTTTTAAGTCTGGCGATATCGCCTCAGTCATTTATGAAATGATCCGCCGTTTGTGCTCGGCCAGTGCGCGAACAAGTCGTTCACTTGCTTGCGGTGGGCTCATGAGCGTATCGAAAAATACCTTTCGGTCAAGCTCGGAAAGCATAAGTGTTTCATGTTCCGCAATGGTTCGTCGTGCAGCATCGGTAAGTGCTGCTATACAAAAGTCAGTCAGTTTTCGTGAT encodes:
- a CDS encoding GNAT family N-acetyltransferase, with the protein product MTEAISPDLKIEPFGSHHNRAGFACGVDSLDRYFKTQANQDVKRKINGVFVLVDPREPTEVLGYYTLCATALAQGDVPVEARKHVPRYPLVSATLIGRLAVASHQQRQGLGALLLADAVKRAYTSASSIGSSMLIVDAISEQAAAFYEANGFICLPDSLRLILPMQAIAKLVES
- a CDS encoding DUF1778 domain-containing protein, with amino-acid sequence MRFPMSSKNLQLAQNPVRKERLGFRLDEQTKDLIERAAHLESRKLTDFCIAALTDAARRTIAEHETLMLSELDRKVFFDTLMSPPQASERLVRALAEHKRRIIS